The stretch of DNA CGGGTTGCGGCCCTTGCGCGCTTCGCGCTTCTTGGTCTCGAAGCTGCCGAACCCCGTGATCTGAACCTTGTCCCCGTTCCGCAGCGCCTCCGAAATGATGCCGTCCTCGACCCCGAACAGCGCGTCGATGGCCTTGGTGGCTTCAGCGCGGCTCAGGTCGGCACGGGAGGTAAGCTGCTGAATGAGATCAGACTTGTTCACGAAGGAGCTCCTGTCGAAAGTGGGGTGTGAATTGGCACAAAACCAAACGGCAGCGCCGTTCGCACCGTAGAGTAGGCGCACCCTCCGCACACGTCAAGAGAGTTGCCGTGCACGAAACCTCAGTAGCTACGCCACTTCCCGCGCACGAGAGGCACGTTCGCGAACTTCGCGCCGCGAGGGAAATCGCCCACGCGTTCCTGACGGCGCGGGGCCCCGAAGAGGTGTATCGGCTTGCGCTGGAACGCGTTGCGCCCGTGGTGGGCGCGGCGTTCGGATGCGTGTACCTGCGCGAGAGCGACGACGTTCTGCGCCTGGTGGCGGCGTGGAACTGGCCCGCGGAATTCCGTCCGTTCCTTGGCGAAATGCGTGTGCGCGTCGGGCTGGGCCCCACGGGGATCGCCGTGGCCGAGCACCGCTTCGTGGAGGTGTACGACGTATTTGCCGACACCGCGCTGGCGGACTGGTGGGACGCGGCCCGCGAACTGGGCTTTGCCTCCACGGTGGCGCTTCCCGTGGTGCTGGACGGGCGGCCGGAGGGAGCGCTCACCTTCTATTTCCGCCAGACGGAGCAGCTGGATGAGGGTGACCGCTCTCTGCTGCGCCTGGTAGCCGACCAGCTGAGCGCCACGGCGGAAAAGGCGCACCTCATCGAGGACCTGCAGCGGGCCAACCTGCGCCTTCGCGAGCAGAACGTGGAACTGGAGGCGCGCTTTCGCGAGGCGGAAGAGGCGCGGCGGCTCAAGAACGAGTTTCTGGCCAACGTCTCGCACGAGCTGCGCACGCCGCTCACGGCCATCCTGGGCTTCACCTATCTGCTGCGCGAACAGCACGGCGGGCCGCTCACCGCCGAGCAGTCGGCCAGCGTGGAAAAGGTGGAGGCGGCCGCCATGGCGCTCATGCACCTGATCGACGACCTGCTCAGCATGGCCAACCTGCAGCTGGGCCGGCTGGATGTGAAGCCGGAAACGTGCGACGCCGTGGCCTTGGCCCGGGCGGCGATGTCGGGCCTGCCCGCGCCCTCGCCGGAGGTGGTGGTGCGCACGCTGGCGCCGGACGCCGCCGTCCCCGTGCGCACCGATCCCAGCCAGGTCGTGCGCATTCTCCGCAATCTGGT from Longimicrobium terrae encodes:
- a CDS encoding HU family DNA-binding protein, producing MNKSDLIQQLTSRADLSRAEATKAIDALFGVEDGIISEALRNGDKVQITGFGSFETKKREARKGRNPRTGKEIDIAASTSAAFKIGKRLKDMLGAS
- a CDS encoding ATP-binding protein, with product MHETSVATPLPAHERHVRELRAAREIAHAFLTARGPEEVYRLALERVAPVVGAAFGCVYLRESDDVLRLVAAWNWPAEFRPFLGEMRVRVGLGPTGIAVAEHRFVEVYDVFADTALADWWDAARELGFASTVALPVVLDGRPEGALTFYFRQTEQLDEGDRSLLRLVADQLSATAEKAHLIEDLQRANLRLREQNVELEARFREAEEARRLKNEFLANVSHELRTPLTAILGFTYLLREQHGGPLTAEQSASVEKVEAAAMALMHLIDDLLSMANLQLGRLDVKPETCDAVALARAAMSGLPAPSPEVVVRTLAPDAAVPVRTDPSQVVRILRNLVGNAYKFTASGSVTIRVRISSGSPWTPEARAGGDARHAVVWEVEDTGIGIAEADMEAIFDPFRQVDGSATRRYGGTGMGLSLSRQLARRLGGDISVRSKPGVGSTFVLALPAGFAPVLMS